The Tamandua tetradactyla isolate mTamTet1 chromosome 6, mTamTet1.pri, whole genome shotgun sequence genome contains the following window.
GGACTCCCCTGAGCCTGTCCCCGGGATGGCCCAGCCTGTGAGGAGGAGTCTCAGCAAGGTCCCCAAGTGGCTGAAGTTGCCAGGTACCTGTGGGGGACCAGGGTGGGAGGGTTGGGGGTCAGGGTCACTGTGCTCACCTGACTGTTTGCATGGCAGCCGGCAAGAGGTGAGAACCACCAGCTGCAGGACACCAGGAGCCCCTCCACCTCCCCCAGCAGAATAAAGGTGCGCTTCTGCCAAGCCCCTGTCGTCTTTTTCCGGGCAGAGGCTGAACCTGGCAGGAGCTCCCTAGGGTGGTGTGTGCCCCTCTGCCCCCAGGGGTCTGTCTGCTCACAGCACACAGCAGCCTTTCTTGGGGCCTCAGGGCCCTGTCCTTACCTCTTGGACCTTGTTAGCTGTCCCCCTCCCGGGAAAACAAGAGCCTTCCAGGCAGTCGCCCATACTCGCCTGGGCGGCACCCCAGGACCCTGGCACAGGGAGCCACTCCCGGCAGGCTCCCCACCCCGGCCCGTGAGTTTTCCGGGGCACCCCCCTGCACCAGCTGAACATGCTTCAAAGGGGCCGCCAGGGGCTCAGCACTGGCGCTTGTCCCGGCTCCCCGGGCTCCCCTTGCCGGCCTCTCCCTTCACGTCTAATTACTTCCCCATGTGCCCCCATGCTTTGAAGCCCAGAAACTGAACAAGGGGGAACAACTAAGAAGctgggtgtggggggggggggtaggttGCCATGGGATGAGGTGGGAGGGGTTGGGGATGCTCAAAGCCTGACTGGACTCTCAGACCCACCCTCCCCTCACACCTGGATCCCATGAAGGCCTGACCCCAGGGCAACTTGTCCCTGAGAGTCCTGCCATCCTGGGACAACAAAAGCAGCTCcgtgggggctgggctgggcagagATGGCAGACTAATGGAGACCCCATGTCCTGCCCTGGCCCCCAGGCTGAGGAGTGGGAGGGAACACTGGGCTGGGGGACAGTAGCCTGGGACAGGTGGCTGGTCTTTCCTAGAAACCACATGATGTCTGGGCTTCCAGTTTGCAGCCCCCAGTAGCCCCTGCCCACAGCTGCCCTCCTGGGGTTGCCTGCCCGCCAGAGGCAGCCCCTGTGGCAGGAGCAACATCTTCCAGGCAGGCGGCCACATGTGAGAAGGCTCCTGTGTCGCAGCCCTCTTGCGTGTTCAGCGGGAGCCCTGGGAGTCCCCACAGACTGCCTTTTAATTTATCCTTTAAGGTTTCTGCTCATGCCCtacagctgactggctgaaaggggtgggggtgccaAGTGAGGCTTTGAAGCAACTTGACTTTGGGTGATTAGGGCACCAAGAAAGCTGAGCCTGGGAGAGGGTTTTGATTTATTGACTGTTGCTGTGAGAACAAATTTATAGTTCAGGGGAGCTCTTCTGAGGGGAATATCAAACGGTTTAGAGGTTACAGACCAGCTTTGATGTTTGAGGGGGGTAGGGATGCAGGAAAGGATGTGGCACTGCTGAATCTATTCGTAGTAGGGATCCAGCGACCTGCTCAGGGAGGGTGGAGCACAGCTCCTCCCCAGGCACCTGCCCCCACCGCCAGGGCCTGACATCTGTCTCTGATGGTGCACAGCTGTCCTGGAGGTGAGGGGTTtgctcccccaccccaagggCTGGTGCCTGAACTGAACAGCCCCCAGCTTTGGGCTTCCAAGAGTCAGCAAAGCACAGAGCAGAAAACCAGTCTCCTCCAGGGACTGTGGAGAATATCGGGGAGTGGAACATAGGGGTCTTGGGGATCCTTCCCTGCCTGGGTCCGAGAGGCCACAGAAACCTGGCTGCTTCCCCTGGAGCGAAGCCTTGACCTGGGCAGGCCAGGGGGCCCTTCCTGGCGTTCCTAGAAGTCCAGAAGCTGCGGGGGGAGGAGGGCACACAGCCTCAGGCACAGTGTTATCACTGTGCACCTGCGTGTGCTATGCACGCCCTCCACCAGGACCCTGCACCTCTACCCTGCCCGGTACCTGTGCACCTACCAGCTGGGGCAGCACCTTCTCCAGCTGGTCCACGTCCACCTGTGCCAGGGCCTCAGCCTGTGCCTGCCGGGCCCCACGGGCGGCCGCCTCTGGCGTGACATAGGGAAGTAAAGCACGGAAGCTTGGCAGGTCCGAAGGAGAGACTCCTGCCCTGACCCTCCCTGGGGAGCTGTCTGGGGCCCACCCCCTTCCCTGCACACCCAGCAGGCAGCCCTCAGGAGTGGGGTCACAGCTCCTAAATCAGCTTTCCAGGTACCCAGAGCTTGGGTACTTGTAGGACACTGGGGAAAACTTGGGTCCCAGTCTTCccaatgaaaaataaagtacaGAGGACCCCAGGGTTCTCTGGGCTTGCATGGTACCAGAGCCAGCCCAACACTCACCCACAACGAAGATGGTCAGCATCTCGGCCATGAGCTGCAGAGCGTCCCCACTGACTgcaagggagggagggcaggtTACAGCTCCCAGGCCTGCTCACTGGCAGGCAGCTTGTTTGGTGGCCCCCCAGGCCTCTGCTCCCTGGGCCCTCGCCCAGTGCCTTCTTAGAGCTGTGGGATCCTGAGCTCTGGCCTGTGGTCTGGGTCTGCCCTTGAGAACAGGGCTGTGCCATACTTGAAGGGAGCCTATGGGCAGGTCCCTGGCCAGTGGGTCCTGCCCCTGCTAAGCCCAGCCTCCCCGGCCTGGTGCTCGCACCTTTGGTCTTGTTGTCTCGGAAATGCAGGTGCAGCAGCTTGCTCACCAGTTCCTGGAGGAGAGAGAATGGGGGTACTCAGCAGGCCTTCCCCACGACCACAGGGGACTGGTCTCTGCCTAGGTCTCCACTTCTCTGGCTGTAGAGCCAGCAGCACAGTTTGGATAGAAATCGTTGTAATTTCAGGCTCAGCACACCCTTTATCAGGGAGTTGGAGTTGGGAGAGAAGGAGGCTGGTTCTCAGGGTCTGAGATGGAGAAAGCTGGTGCCGGGCAGAGGTGGGGTGGAAAGCAGCCAAACAGCACCTGTCTGGAGGAAGCAGTTCCCTTCATAAGGGAAGCTCAGGGAAGCAGGGAGAAGAGAGCTTCCAGGAAACTGTCATGTGGGGCTGTCTGCCAGAAGGCCAGAAACAAGGCATGCCCAGCCGGTCATTTGCTCATTGCTGCCCAGACTTGGGAGGTCAGCCGGTAAGGCCAGGCCAAGGTAGATACTCCCACAGTGGAGGTCGACA
Protein-coding sequences here:
- the CENPX gene encoding centromere protein X; translated protein: MERAGAGFRKELVSKLLHLHFRDNKTKVSGDALQLMAEMLTIFVVEAAARGARQAQAEALAQVDVDQLEKVLPQLLLDF